The nucleotide sequence TAAAGGAGAAGTTAAAGGTTATATCAGTAATCCTGATGTTGATATGCCGCTAAGAGAAGATGGCAAACTTAATGTAGGTATGGCTGTAGGTAGAGAAGGAAAGGTTATAGTGATTAAAGATTTAGGACTAAAAGAACCTTATATTGGTCAATCTGGTCTTGTAACTGGAGAAATTGCAGAAGATTTGACACACTATTTTGCATATTCAGAGCAGCAGCCTTCTGCAGTAGCATTGGGTGTGCTTGTTGATAGAGATTTAAGTGTAAAATCATCTGGAGGCTTTATTTTACAAGTGTTACCTGGTGCATCTGAGGAGGTTATTACGAAATTAGAACATAAATTAAATAATGTTGAACCAATATCAAGATTAATAGATAAAGGTTATACACCAGAAGATATTTTAGACCATATTTTTGGTGAATTTGAAATGGGAATTTTAGAAAAAAAAGATATTAACTTTGTTTGTGACTGTTCAAGAGAGAGGCTAGAAGAAGCTCTTGTAAGTGTTGGAAAAGAAGAATTAGAAAAAATAATTAAAGAAGATGGTAAAGCAGAGTTAGTTTGTCATTTCTGCAATACAAAATATCATTTTGACAAGCAAGATTTAG is from Caloranaerobacter sp. TR13 and encodes:
- the hslO gene encoding Hsp33 family molecular chaperone HslO gives rise to the protein MKDYIVRAIDKEGSIRVFIAATTNIVEKARQIHKTAPTATAALGRVLTAASIMGVMLKGDKDKVSLHIKGNGPIKSILAVANSKGEVKGYISNPDVDMPLREDGKLNVGMAVGREGKVIVIKDLGLKEPYIGQSGLVTGEIAEDLTHYFAYSEQQPSAVALGVLVDRDLSVKSSGGFILQVLPGASEEVITKLEHKLNNVEPISRLIDKGYTPEDILDHIFGEFEMGILEKKDINFVCDCSRERLEEALVSVGKEELEKIIKEDGKAELVCHFCNTKYHFDKQDLERLLKEAGKSKI